The Quercus robur chromosome 7, dhQueRobu3.1, whole genome shotgun sequence genome has a segment encoding these proteins:
- the LOC126693676 gene encoding calcium-binding protein CBP-like, with protein sequence MSGYPHQPSGYGYGQPPPPNPYGSATPYGAPPSQQPQGYAAPYGAPPQQPHSHSPYAPVAAPYGSAPPSAPPYDPHKPPKENKPPKDYSSGSGYPPSAPGYGSPFASLVPSAFPPGTDPNVVACFKIADQDGSGLIDDKELQRALSSYDQSFSLRTVHLLMNHFTNSNAKKIGPKEFTSLFYSLQSWRDIFERFDRDRSGRIDLTELREALLSLGFAVSPVVLDLLVSKFDKTGGKSKAIEYDNFIECCLTVKGLTEKFKEKDRTYSGSATFNYEEFMLTVLPFIIA encoded by the exons aTGTCAGGCTATCCACACCAGCCCTCCGGCTACGGCTACGGCCAGCCACCGCCACCAAACCCTTACGGCTCCGCCACTCCCTACGGTGCACCGCCGTCCCAACAACCCCAAGGCTACGCTGCTCCCTACGGCGCTCCACCCCAACAACCCCACTCTCACTCCCCTTACGCTCCCGTCGCCGCCCCCTACGGCTCAGCTCCACCGTCCGCTCCTCCCTACGATCCTCACAAGCCTCCAAAGGAAAACAAGCCACCTAAAGACTACTCCTCCGGCTCCGGCTACCCTCCCTCTGCTCCTGGTTACGGCAGCCCGTTCGCGTCTCTGGTACCGTCGGCGTTTCCTCCCGGAACCGATCCGAACGTCGTCGCTTGCTTCAAGATCGCCGATCAGGACGGGAGTGGCTTGATCGACGACAAGGAGTTGCAACGCGCGCTGTCTTCGTACGATCAGAGCTTCAGCTTGAGGACCGTTCATCTTCTCATGAACCACTTCACCAATTCCAACGCCAAGAAAATCG GACCTAAGGAATTCACTTCACTATTTTACAGTCTACAGAGTTGGAGG GATATTTTTGAGAGATTCGATAGGGACAGGAGTGGCAGAATTGATTTAACTGAATTGCGAGAGGCACTTTTGAGTCTTGGATTTGCTGTCTCACCGGTGGTTTTGGATCTGCTTGTTTCTAAGTTTGACAAAACTGGAGGCAAAAGCAAGGCCATTGAATATGATAATTTCATTGA GTGCTGTCTAACAGTTAAG GGACTAACTGAGAAATTCAAGGAGAAGGACAGAACGTACTCAGGTTCAGCAACTTTCAATTATGAGGAGTTCATGCTGACTGTTCTGCCGTTTATTATTGCATAG